A part of Thermus sp. LT1-2-5 genomic DNA contains:
- a CDS encoding uracil-DNA glycosylase: MTLELLRAQAQACAACRLAEGRTQVVFGEGNPDAQLMIVGEGPGEEEDKTGRPFVGKAGQLLNRILEAAGIRREEIYITNIVKCRPPGNRAPLPDEAKICTDKWLLKQIELVAPQILVPLGAVAAEFFLGEKVSITKVRGKWYEWHGIKVFPMFHPAYLLRNPSRAPGSPKHLTWLDIQEVKRALDALPPKERRQIKAVSQEPLL, encoded by the coding sequence ATGACTCTGGAACTCCTCCGGGCCCAAGCCCAGGCCTGCGCCGCCTGCCGTCTGGCGGAGGGCCGCACCCAGGTGGTTTTCGGCGAGGGCAACCCCGATGCCCAGCTCATGATCGTGGGGGAAGGCCCCGGGGAAGAAGAGGACAAGACGGGCCGTCCCTTTGTGGGCAAGGCGGGGCAGCTCCTAAACCGCATCCTCGAGGCCGCCGGCATCCGCCGGGAGGAGATCTACATCACCAACATCGTCAAGTGCCGCCCCCCGGGAAACCGCGCCCCCCTTCCGGACGAGGCCAAAATTTGCACGGATAAGTGGCTTCTCAAGCAGATCGAGCTCGTCGCCCCCCAGATCCTCGTACCCCTGGGAGCGGTGGCGGCGGAGTTTTTCCTTGGGGAAAAGGTATCGATCACTAAGGTGCGGGGAAAGTGGTACGAGTGGCACGGCATCAAGGTCTTCCCCATGTTCCACCCCGCCTACCTCCTCAGAAACCCCAGCCGCGCCCCGGGAAGCCCCAAGCACCTCACCTGGCTGGATATCCAGGAGGTGAAGCGGGCCCTGGACGCCCTGCCCCCCAAGGAACGCCGCCAGATCAAGGCGGTGAGCCAGGAGCCCTTGCTATAG
- a CDS encoding PhzF family phenazine biosynthesis protein: MARIPYVLVDAFAPAPGAGNRVAIVLDARGMGPEEMRRVAGRFSEAETAFLTEAQGNVFAVRFFTPGGEVEFSGHAAVALGLALVRLGLAPEGTERLILHTPAEALPVEIVYEAGEPKKAWVRGPSPRFRDLPPFQALKEVLEALGSDERYLHRGLPYGVAYTGLWSLFVPLVAPGVVDALEPDMALLAEVSRRLEVATVHAYAPMGPRSFYARDFAPLLGIPEDPVTGSANAAMGALLARAGVVPKREGRVHLSIYQGHRLGNPGVVEVEVAYSPTGVPLSVRIGGEAALVASGEL; this comes from the coding sequence ATGGCTAGGATCCCCTACGTTCTCGTGGACGCCTTCGCTCCCGCCCCGGGGGCGGGGAACCGGGTGGCCATCGTCTTAGACGCTCGAGGCATGGGCCCGGAGGAGATGCGAAGGGTGGCGGGCAGGTTCTCCGAGGCGGAAACCGCCTTCCTCACCGAGGCCCAGGGAAACGTCTTCGCCGTGCGCTTCTTCACCCCGGGGGGCGAGGTGGAGTTTTCCGGCCATGCGGCGGTGGCCTTGGGCCTGGCCCTGGTCCGCTTGGGCCTCGCCCCGGAAGGGACCGAGCGCCTCATCCTCCACACGCCGGCCGAGGCGCTCCCGGTGGAAATCGTCTACGAGGCAGGGGAGCCCAAGAAGGCCTGGGTGCGAGGGCCAAGCCCCCGCTTCCGCGACCTGCCCCCCTTCCAGGCCCTCAAGGAGGTCCTGGAGGCCCTTGGCTCCGACGAGCGCTACCTCCACCGGGGCCTGCCCTACGGGGTGGCCTACACCGGGCTATGGAGCCTCTTCGTCCCCCTGGTGGCCCCGGGGGTGGTGGACGCCTTGGAGCCGGATATGGCTCTTTTGGCCGAGGTTTCCCGCCGCCTGGAGGTGGCCACGGTCCACGCCTACGCCCCTATGGGGCCGAGGAGCTTCTACGCCCGGGACTTCGCCCCCCTTTTGGGCATCCCCGAGGACCCGGTCACGGGCTCGGCCAACGCCGCCATGGGGGCGCTTCTGGCCCGGGCCGGGGTGGTGCCCAAGCGGGAGGGGAGGGTACACCTTTCCATCTACCAGGGCCACCGCCTGGGCAACCCCGGGGTGGTGGAGGTGGAGGTGGCGTATAGCCCCACGGGCGTGCCCCTCTCGGTGCGCATCGGGGGAGAGGCGGCCCTGGTGGCCTCGGGCGAACTCTGA
- the aspS gene encoding aspartate--tRNA ligase yields MRRTHYAGNLREEHAGQEVVLEGWVNRRRDLGGLIFLDLRDREGLVQLVAHPDSPAYAVAERVRSEWVVRARGRVRLRPEPNPRLPTGKVEVELEALEVLAEAKTPPFPVDAGWRGEEEKEASEELRLKYRYLDLRRKRMQDNLRLRHRVIKAIWDFLDREGFVQVETPFLTKSTPEGARDFLVPYRHQPGLFYALPQSPQLFKQMLMVAGLDRYFQIARCFRDEDLRADRQPDFTQLDLEMSFVEVEDILALNERLMAHVFREALGVELSLPFPRLTYQEAMERYGSDKPDLRFGLELKEVGPLFRESAFQVFQQAESVKALSAPTGLSRKEIAELEDLAKRHGAGGLAFTRVEEGGFSGGVAKFLEPVRDALLQATEAKPGDTLLFVAASRKVAAEALGQVRLALADRLNLPREGFRFLWVVDFPLLEWDEERGAWTYMHHPFTSPNPEDLPLLDTEPGRVRALAYDLVLNGVEVGGGSIRIHDPALQAKIFAILGIGEEEQKEKFGFFLEALTYGAPPHGGIAWGLDRLLALMTGSPSIREVIAFPKNKEGKDPLTGAPSPVSEEQLRELGLMVIRHG; encoded by the coding sequence ATGCGCCGCACCCACTACGCCGGAAACCTTAGGGAAGAGCACGCGGGGCAGGAGGTGGTCCTGGAGGGCTGGGTCAACCGCCGCCGGGACCTGGGGGGCCTCATCTTCTTGGACCTCCGGGACCGGGAGGGCCTGGTGCAGCTGGTGGCCCACCCGGATAGCCCCGCTTACGCCGTAGCCGAACGGGTGCGCTCGGAGTGGGTGGTGCGGGCCCGGGGCCGGGTGCGCCTCCGCCCCGAGCCCAACCCCCGCCTGCCCACGGGCAAGGTGGAGGTGGAGCTAGAAGCCCTCGAGGTCCTGGCGGAGGCCAAAACCCCACCCTTTCCCGTGGACGCCGGCTGGCGGGGAGAAGAGGAGAAAGAAGCCTCCGAGGAGCTCCGCCTCAAGTACCGCTACCTGGACCTAAGGCGCAAGCGGATGCAGGACAACCTGCGCCTGCGCCACCGGGTCATCAAGGCCATCTGGGACTTCCTGGACCGGGAAGGCTTCGTCCAGGTGGAAACCCCCTTCCTCACCAAAAGCACCCCGGAAGGGGCCCGGGACTTCCTCGTCCCCTACCGCCACCAGCCCGGCCTCTTCTACGCCCTGCCCCAGTCCCCCCAGCTCTTCAAGCAGATGCTCATGGTGGCGGGGTTGGACCGCTACTTCCAGATCGCCCGCTGCTTCCGCGACGAAGACCTCCGGGCGGACCGCCAGCCTGACTTCACCCAGCTGGACCTGGAGATGAGCTTCGTGGAGGTGGAGGACATCCTCGCCCTGAACGAGCGCCTCATGGCCCACGTCTTCCGCGAGGCCTTGGGCGTGGAGCTTTCCCTCCCCTTCCCCCGCCTCACCTACCAGGAGGCCATGGAGCGCTACGGCTCGGACAAGCCCGACCTGCGCTTCGGCCTGGAGCTTAAGGAGGTGGGTCCCCTTTTCCGGGAAAGCGCCTTCCAGGTCTTCCAGCAAGCGGAAAGCGTGAAGGCCCTCTCCGCCCCCACGGGCCTTTCCCGCAAGGAGATCGCCGAGCTGGAGGACCTGGCCAAGCGCCACGGGGCGGGGGGCCTCGCCTTCACCCGGGTAGAGGAGGGGGGGTTTTCCGGGGGCGTGGCCAAGTTCCTGGAACCCGTGCGGGATGCCCTGCTCCAGGCCACGGAGGCCAAGCCGGGGGACACCCTCCTCTTCGTGGCCGCAAGCCGCAAGGTGGCGGCGGAGGCCCTGGGCCAGGTGCGCTTGGCCTTGGCCGACCGCCTGAACCTGCCCCGGGAAGGCTTTCGCTTCCTCTGGGTGGTGGACTTCCCCCTCCTGGAGTGGGACGAGGAGCGGGGGGCTTGGACCTACATGCACCACCCCTTCACCAGCCCCAACCCCGAGGACCTGCCCCTGTTGGACACGGAGCCGGGCCGGGTCCGGGCCCTGGCCTACGACCTGGTCCTGAACGGGGTGGAGGTGGGGGGCGGGTCCATCCGCATCCACGACCCCGCCCTGCAGGCCAAGATCTTCGCCATCCTGGGCATCGGCGAGGAGGAGCAGAAGGAGAAGTTCGGGTTTTTCCTCGAGGCCCTCACCTACGGGGCCCCGCCCCACGGGGGCATCGCCTGGGGCCTGGACCGCCTCCTGGCCCTCATGACGGGAAGCCCCTCCATCCGCGAGGTCATCGCCTTCCCCAAGAACAAGGAGGGCAAAGACCCCTTGACCGGGGCCCCAAGCCCCGTTTCCGAGGAACAACTCCGCGAACTCGGCCTTATGGTGATCCGCCATGGCTAG
- the hisS gene encoding histidine--tRNA ligase: MAVRGTKDLFGKELRLHQHIVATARRVLEAAGALELITPVFEETQVFEKGVGAATDIVRKEMFTFQDRGGRSLTLRPEGTAAMVRAYLEHGMKVWPQPVRLWMAGPMFRAERPQKGRYRQFHQVNYEALGSESPILDAEAIVLLYESLKELGLRRLSVKLSSVGDPEDRARYNAYLREVLGPHQKALSEDSQERLELNPMRILDSKSEKDQALLRELKVKPMLDFLGEAALAHLKAVERHLSRLGVPYELEPALVRGLDYYVRTAFEVHHAEIGAQSALGGGGRYDGLSELLGGPRVPGVGFAFGVERVALALEAEGYGLPEEKGPDLYLIPLTEEAVAEAFYLAERLRPRLKVEYALSPKKPGKGVEEALKRGALFAGFLGEDELRAEEVTLKRLATGEQVRLPQREALGFLLAALA, from the coding sequence ATGGCCGTCCGGGGCACCAAGGACCTCTTCGGCAAGGAGCTACGGCTCCACCAACACATCGTGGCCACCGCCCGGCGGGTCCTCGAGGCGGCGGGGGCCTTAGAACTCATCACCCCCGTCTTCGAGGAAACCCAGGTGTTTGAAAAGGGGGTGGGAGCCGCCACGGATATCGTGCGCAAGGAGATGTTCACCTTTCAGGACCGGGGGGGGCGTTCGCTGACCCTGCGCCCCGAGGGCACCGCCGCCATGGTGCGGGCCTACCTGGAGCACGGGATGAAGGTATGGCCCCAGCCCGTGCGGCTTTGGATGGCGGGCCCCATGTTCCGGGCAGAAAGGCCCCAGAAGGGGCGCTACCGCCAGTTCCACCAGGTGAACTACGAGGCTTTGGGCTCGGAAAGCCCCATTTTGGACGCCGAGGCCATCGTGCTCCTCTACGAAAGCCTCAAGGAGCTGGGCCTAAGGCGCCTCTCCGTAAAGCTCTCCTCCGTGGGGGACCCGGAGGACCGGGCCCGGTACAACGCTTACCTGCGGGAGGTCTTAGGCCCTCACCAAAAAGCCCTCTCCGAGGACTCCCAAGAGCGGCTGGAGCTTAACCCCATGCGCATCCTGGACTCCAAGAGCGAGAAGGACCAGGCCCTACTGCGGGAGCTCAAGGTGAAGCCCATGCTGGACTTCCTGGGGGAAGCGGCCCTGGCCCACCTGAAGGCGGTGGAGCGCCACCTTAGCCGGCTTGGCGTGCCCTACGAGCTGGAGCCCGCTTTGGTGCGGGGCCTGGACTACTACGTGCGCACCGCCTTTGAGGTGCACCATGCCGAGATCGGGGCCCAGTCCGCCTTGGGGGGCGGGGGACGGTACGACGGGCTTTCCGAGCTCCTGGGGGGCCCCAGGGTGCCGGGGGTGGGCTTCGCCTTCGGCGTGGAACGGGTGGCCTTGGCCCTCGAGGCCGAAGGCTACGGCCTCCCCGAGGAAAAGGGCCCCGACCTCTACCTCATCCCCCTCACGGAGGAGGCGGTGGCGGAAGCCTTCTACCTGGCCGAGCGCCTAAGGCCCAGGCTCAAGGTGGAGTACGCCCTAAGCCCCAAAAAGCCGGGCAAGGGCGTGGAGGAAGCCCTGAAGCGGGGGGCCCTCTTCGCAGGCTTTTTGGGCGAGGACGAGCTAAGGGCCGAGGAGGTGACCCTGAAGCGCCTCGCCACCGGGGAACAGGTGCGGCTTCCCCAAAGGGAGGCCCTGGGCTTTCTCCTCGCCGCCTTGGCATGA
- the modB gene encoding molybdate ABC transporter permease subunit → MLEAEFFTALRLSLLVASLTAGLLLLLGTPLAWLLAFHNFPGKALLEAVFLLPLVLPPTVLGFYLLLFLGPEGLWTRLIGVSWAFRLEGLLFASVLFSLPFALTAYREAFLSLDRSLLEVARTLGVPRTKVLARIVLPLVWPGLLSGTLLAFAHTLGEFGVVLMVGGSIPGKTQMVSIYLYDLVQALRFAEAAKASTFLLLLSLFLLLLVRLLERRWRAWKSTTA, encoded by the coding sequence ATGCTCGAGGCCGAGTTCTTCACCGCCTTGCGCCTTTCCCTGCTGGTGGCCTCCCTGACCGCGGGCCTCCTCCTCCTCCTGGGAACCCCCCTGGCCTGGCTCCTGGCCTTCCACAACTTTCCCGGCAAAGCCCTCCTGGAGGCCGTCTTCCTCCTTCCCCTCGTCCTTCCCCCCACGGTCCTCGGGTTTTACCTCCTCCTCTTCTTGGGGCCGGAAGGCCTCTGGACGAGGCTCATCGGGGTTTCCTGGGCCTTTCGCCTGGAGGGGCTTCTTTTCGCCAGCGTCCTCTTCAGCCTTCCCTTCGCCCTCACCGCCTACCGGGAAGCCTTCTTAAGCCTGGACCGGAGCCTCCTGGAGGTGGCTCGCACCCTGGGGGTGCCCCGGACCAAGGTCCTCGCCCGAATCGTCCTGCCCTTGGTCTGGCCCGGCCTCCTTTCCGGTACCCTTTTGGCCTTCGCCCACACCCTAGGGGAGTTTGGGGTGGTGCTCATGGTGGGGGGGTCCATCCCCGGCAAGACCCAGATGGTGAGCATCTACCTCTACGACCTGGTCCAGGCCCTGCGCTTTGCCGAGGCTGCCAAGGCTTCCACCTTCCTCCTCCTCCTTAGCCTCTTTCTCCTCCTCCTGGTACGGCTTCTGGAAAGGAGGTGGCGGGCATGGAAATCCACTACCGCATAA
- a CDS encoding ABC transporter ATP-binding protein has translation MEIHYRIRRPVALEARIRIQGFTVLLGESGIGKTTLLKALAGLLPAEGTPYGGLPPERRPVGYLPQDLALFPHMTAWENVAFSLKGKDAKDKALALLERVGLLEHAHKRPAALSGGQKQRVALARALARGPELLLLDEPTSALDPLTKDQVLAELIALIRQEGIPALAVSHDPALAGMADWLVVLGRGRVLQEGPPERVLAAPASVEVARLLGYQNLFPARVVAEGVVVEGVFLRLPLPPWARPGTEAWLGVRAEEVMVVREDRPPPAENVLEGVLESLHPQGLAYRGRFLGPLPLVLLLPRHVQERLRLKPGGRLRVALKPRYLHLMPGKAEEVREV, from the coding sequence ATGGAAATCCACTACCGCATAAGGCGGCCCGTGGCCCTAGAAGCCCGCATTCGGATCCAAGGCTTCACCGTGCTCCTCGGGGAAAGCGGCATTGGCAAAACCACCCTCCTCAAGGCCCTGGCCGGCCTCCTCCCCGCAGAAGGCACCCCCTACGGGGGCCTTCCCCCAGAAAGGCGGCCCGTCGGCTACCTGCCCCAAGACCTGGCCCTCTTCCCCCACATGACCGCCTGGGAGAACGTAGCCTTTTCCCTAAAGGGAAAGGACGCCAAGGACAAGGCCCTGGCCCTCTTGGAGCGGGTGGGGCTTTTGGAACACGCCCACAAGCGCCCAGCCGCCCTCTCCGGCGGGCAGAAGCAACGGGTGGCCCTGGCCCGGGCCTTAGCCCGCGGTCCCGAGCTCCTCCTCCTGGACGAGCCCACAAGCGCCCTGGACCCCCTCACCAAGGACCAGGTATTGGCGGAGCTCATCGCCCTCATCCGCCAAGAGGGCATCCCCGCCCTGGCGGTGAGCCACGACCCGGCCTTGGCGGGGATGGCGGACTGGCTGGTGGTGCTGGGGCGAGGGCGGGTGCTCCAGGAAGGCCCCCCGGAAAGGGTCTTGGCCGCCCCGGCCAGCGTGGAGGTGGCGCGGCTCCTTGGCTACCAAAACCTTTTCCCCGCACGGGTGGTGGCGGAAGGGGTGGTGGTGGAGGGGGTCTTCCTAAGGCTTCCCCTCCCCCCCTGGGCCAGGCCGGGAACCGAGGCTTGGCTCGGGGTGCGGGCGGAGGAGGTGATGGTGGTGCGGGAGGACCGCCCCCCTCCCGCAGAAAACGTGCTGGAAGGCGTCCTAGAAAGCCTGCACCCCCAGGGCCTGGCCTACCGGGGGCGCTTCCTCGGGCCCCTTCCCCTGGTGCTCCTCCTGCCCCGGCACGTGCAGGAAAGGCTCCGCCTCAAGCCAGGCGGGCGACTGCGGGTGGCCTTGAAGCCCCGTTACCTGCACCTGATGCCGGGCAAGGCGGAGGAGGTCCGGGAGGTCTAA
- the modA gene encoding molybdate ABC transporter substrate-binding protein produces MRLSIWLFLGFLGSTAALAQEVKVVAASDLTYALTELARAFESKHPGTKVVLSFGSSGKFYTQLTQGLEADLYFSAESLYPKLLEERGLVEPGTRRLYAIGRMAIWLHRRLGLEPKPEALKDPRITQLAVANPVHAPYGRAALTLLERYGLIRRKDLVLPGGSKPFRALSWAEIPFEQLTQGVEAYWDTTPLARGKPSFRFVYGENISQTAQLALSATGAGILALPLVVHESLSGPGVYWVAPWGSHLNLEQTFVILKGRARPEVLAFHRFVGSPEGRAILKRYGFLLPGE; encoded by the coding sequence GTGCGTCTAAGCATCTGGCTCTTTTTAGGTTTCCTTGGGAGCACCGCTGCCCTGGCCCAAGAGGTGAAGGTGGTGGCGGCCAGCGACCTGACCTATGCTCTGACCGAGCTAGCCCGCGCCTTCGAGTCCAAACACCCCGGTACCAAGGTTGTCCTTTCCTTCGGCTCCTCGGGCAAGTTTTACACCCAGCTCACCCAAGGCCTCGAGGCTGATCTCTACTTCTCTGCGGAAAGCCTTTACCCCAAGCTTCTAGAGGAACGGGGCCTAGTAGAGCCAGGTACCCGCCGCCTCTACGCCATAGGCCGCATGGCCATCTGGCTGCACCGGAGGCTCGGCCTGGAACCTAAACCCGAGGCCCTTAAGGATCCCCGCATCACCCAGCTTGCCGTGGCCAACCCTGTCCACGCCCCCTACGGCCGAGCCGCCCTCACCCTTTTGGAACGCTACGGCCTCATCCGGCGTAAAGACCTCGTCCTGCCCGGTGGCTCCAAGCCCTTTAGGGCCCTCAGCTGGGCGGAAATCCCCTTTGAGCAACTCACTCAGGGGGTGGAAGCCTACTGGGATACCACTCCTTTGGCCCGGGGCAAGCCCAGCTTCCGATTCGTGTACGGGGAAAACATCTCCCAAACAGCCCAACTGGCCCTCTCCGCCACCGGGGCCGGGATCCTGGCCCTCCCCCTGGTGGTTCACGAGAGCCTTTCCGGGCCCGGGGTCTACTGGGTGGCCCCCTGGGGTAGCCACCTGAACTTGGAACAAACCTTCGTGATTCTCAAAGGGCGCGCCCGGCCCGAGGTCCTGGCCTTCCACCGCTTTGTGGGAAGCCCGGAGGGGAGGGCCATCCTGAAGCGGTATGGCTTCCTGTTACCCGGAGAGTAG
- a CDS encoding HAD family hydrolase has translation MVRLVFLDVDGTLVGKEGVPECVWPAVEAAKARGLRLALLTGRPGRGETLRLARRLDPEGLHVFESGAVVLSLTQDPHEPGAQPFFVAPLPEEAAQEVVRLARRLGLPLEGYTADGGFFVEGDSPLLQDHQRLLGLEAEGADLLRLQSPLVRLQVLADANAPLGALLDALPQELSAHIAESPKMPGVRFVSLTRKGVGKRLGAQLVAEAHGLDLKACAMVGDGENDLEVIQAVGLGIAMGNAPLRVKRVAKKVVAPVEACGLAEALASLG, from the coding sequence ATGGTGCGCCTCGTCTTCCTGGACGTGGACGGCACCCTGGTGGGGAAGGAAGGGGTGCCGGAGTGCGTCTGGCCGGCGGTGGAGGCGGCCAAGGCTAGGGGTTTGCGCCTCGCCCTCCTCACGGGGCGGCCGGGGCGGGGGGAGACGCTTCGCCTCGCCCGGCGGCTTGATCCGGAAGGTCTCCACGTCTTTGAGTCGGGGGCGGTGGTCCTCTCCCTCACACAAGACCCGCACGAGCCTGGGGCGCAGCCTTTTTTCGTGGCCCCTCTTCCCGAGGAAGCGGCCCAGGAGGTGGTGCGCCTCGCCCGCAGGCTAGGCCTGCCCTTGGAGGGCTACACCGCCGATGGGGGCTTTTTCGTGGAGGGGGATAGCCCCCTGCTACAGGACCACCAAAGGCTCTTGGGCTTGGAGGCGGAAGGGGCGGACCTCCTGAGGCTACAAAGCCCCTTGGTGCGCCTCCAGGTGCTGGCGGACGCCAACGCCCCCCTAGGCGCCCTCTTGGACGCCCTACCCCAGGAGCTTTCCGCCCACATTGCCGAAAGCCCCAAGATGCCGGGGGTGCGCTTCGTTTCCCTCACCCGCAAAGGGGTAGGCAAACGCCTGGGGGCCCAGCTGGTGGCGGAAGCCCACGGGCTAGACCTGAAGGCGTGCGCCATGGTGGGGGATGGGGAAAACGACCTGGAGGTGATCCAGGCGGTGGGCCTCGGCATCGCCATGGGGAACGCCCCCCTAAGGGTGAAGCGGGTGGCCAAGAAGGTGGTGGCCCCGGTGGAGGCCTGCGGCCTGGCAGAGGCCCTGGCCTCCCTCGGGTAA